One genomic region from Rattus norvegicus strain BN/NHsdMcwi chromosome 10, GRCr8, whole genome shotgun sequence encodes:
- the Nxph3 gene encoding neurexophilin-3 precursor, whose amino-acid sequence MQLTRCCFVFLVQGSLYLVICGQEDGPPGSEDPEHDDHEGQPRPRVPRKRGHISPKSRPLANSTLLGLLAPPGEVWGILGQPPNRPKQSPLPSTKVKKIFGWGDFYSNIKTVALNLLVTGKIVDHGNGTFSVHFRHNATGQGNISISLVPPSKAVEFHQEQQIFIEAKASKIFNCRMEWEKVERGRRTSLCTHDPAKICSRDHAQSSATWSCSQPFKVVCVYIAFYSTDYRLVQKVCPDYNYHSDTPYYPSG is encoded by the exons atgCAACTGACCCGCTGCTGCTTCGTGTTCCTAGTGCAGGGCAGCCTCTATCTG GTCATCTGCGGCCAAGAGGATGGGCCCCCTGGCTCAGAGGACCCTGAGCATGATGACCATGAGGGTCAGCCTCGGCCTAGGGTGCCTCGCAAGAGAGGTCACATTTCACCTAAGTCCCGCCCCTTGGCCAACTCCACCCTTCTAGGGCTGCTAGCCCCACCCGGGGAGGTTTGGGGTATCCTTGGGCAACCCCCCAACCGCCCCAAACAAAGTCCCCTACCCTCGACCAAGGTGAAAAAAATATTTGGATGGGGTGATTTCTACTCCAACATCAAGACAGTGGCCCTGAACCTGCTGGTCACAGGGAAGATTGTGGACCACGGAAACGGGACCTTCAGCGTCCACTTCCGCCACAACGCCACGGGCCAGGGTAACATCTCCATCAGCCTTGTACCCCCCAGCAAAGCTGTGGAATTTCACCAGGAGCAGCAGATCTTCATCGAAGCCAAGGCATCCAAAATCTTCAACTGCCGGATGGAGTGGGAGAAGGTAGAACGGGGCCGCCGGACCTCACTCTGTACCCACGACCCAGCCAAGATCTGTTCCCGAGATCACGCTCAGAGCTCCGCTACCTGGAGCTGCTCCCAGCCCTTCAAAGTCGTCTGCGTCTATATTGCCTTCTATAGCACGGACTATCGACTGGTGCAGAAGGTGTGCCCAGATTACAACTACCACAGTGATACCCCCTACTACCCATCTGGGTGA